The genomic window GGTCCGTCACTGCGATCGCGTCGAGACCGACGGCTTCGGCCTGCTCCAGGATGAGCTCGACCGGGTCGCGGCCGTCGTAGGACAGCGACGAGTGCGTGTGAAGTTCGACCGACAGCACGAGCACACGTTTAGGCGGCCTGATCAAAAGCGACTCGGTCCGCGACTCGACGGTCGCGCGACCGTCCGATGGTATCCACGAACGTGCATATAGAAACCCATTTACCGACCGACTTTCACCACCTAGATGAATGAGTCTTGCCGATTCGGACCGCGAACTCGTCGTTTCCGAGCTGGGGCGGGAACCGACTCGAGCGGAGGTGGCGCTGTTCGAGAACCTCTGGAGCGAGCACTGCGCGTACCGCTCCTCGCGACCGCTGCTGTCGGCGTTCGACAGCGAGGGCGAGCAGGTCGTCGTCGGGCCGGGCGACGACGCGGCGGTCGTCGCGTTGGACGACGAGACGTACATCACGCTGGGCATCGAGAGCCACAACCACCCCTCCTACGTCGACCCGTTCGACGGCGCGGCGACCGGCGTCGGCGGCATCGTCCGGGATACCCTCTCGATGGGTGCTTACCCCATCGCGCTCGCGGACTCGCTGTACTTCGGCGAGTTCGACGACGACCACTCGCAGTACCTCTTCGAGGGGGTCGTCGAGGGGATCAGCCACTACGGGAACTGTATCGGCGTGCCGACGGTCGCCGGTAGCGTCGATTTCCACCCCGATTACGAGGGCAATCCGCTGGTCAACGTCGCTTGCGTCGGCCTGACCGACGACGAGCGACTCGTTACCGCCGAAGCCCAAGAACCGGGGAACAAGCTCGTGCTCGTCGGCAACGGCACGGGTCGGGACGGACTCGGCGGCGCGAGCTTCGCCAGCGAGGACCTCGCGGAGGACGCCGAGACCGAGGACCGACCCGCGGTGCAGGTCGGCGACCCCTACTCGGAGAAGCTGCTCATCGAGGCCAACGAAGCGCTCGTCGACGAGACCCTGATCGAGTCCGCTCGCGACCTCGGTGCCGCCGGCCTCGGCGGTGCCTCGAGCGAACTGGTCGCCAAGGGCGGCCTCGGCGCCGACATCGAACTCGAGCGGGTCCACCAGCGCGAGCCGAACATGAACGCGCTGGAGATCCTGCTCGCCGAATCGCAGGAGCGGATGTGTTACGAGGTCGCACCCGAGAACGTCGACCGCGTGCGCGAGATCGCCGAGCGGTTCGACCTCGGCTGCTCGGTCATCGGCGAAGTCACCGACGGCAACTACACCTGCACGTTCGAGGGCGAAACCGTCGTCGACGTCGATGCCTACTTCCTCGGCGAGGGCGCGCCGATGAACGATCTCGCGTCCGAGGAACCGGCACAGCCGGAAACGGACCGCCCCGAGGTCGGCCTCGAGGCGGCCTTCGACGCCGTCGTCTCGAGTCCGAGCACCGCCTCGAAGCGGTGGGTCTACCGGCAGTACGACCACGAGGTCGGCGTGCGGACGAGCGTCGGGCCGGGCGACGACGCCGCCATTATTGCGGTCCGTGAAGCCCAGCAGGGACTCGCGATTTCGTCGGGTGCCGCGCCGAACTGGACCGACGCCGCACCCTACGAGGGGGCCCGCGCGATCGCGCTCGAGAACGCGACGAACATCGCGGCCAAGGGCGCGACGCCGCTGGCCGCGGTCGACTGTCTCAACGGCGGCAACCCCGAGAAACCGGACGTGTACGGCGGCTTCACGGGCATCGTCGACGGACTCGCGGAAATGTGCGAGACGCTGTCGACGCCGGTCGTCGGCGGCAATGTCTCGCTGTACAACGACTCCGTCGCGGGACCCATCCCGCCGACGCCGACGCTGGCGATGGTCGGCGCCAAGGACGGCTACGACGCGCCGCCGCTGTCGGTCGAGTCCGCGGGCGACCTGCTTCTCGTCGGCGACCTCGGCCTCGAGGCCGGCGATACTCGCCTCGGCGGCTCCGAGTACCTCGCGCAGTTCGGCGGCAGCGACCGGTTCCCCGACCTGCCCGACGACCCCGCAGGCCTGATCGAGGCGCTGGCCGCGGTCGCCGATGCGGACTCGACGCTCGCGGTCCACGACATCAGCCACGGCGGACTCGCCGTCGCCCTCGCCGAAATGGTCACCGAGGACGCCGGCCTCGAGGTGTCGATCCCGAGCGAGGACCCCGCGGGCGCGCTGTTCGGCGAACAGCCGGGTCGCGCGCTGATCCAGACCGAGTCCGTCGAGGCAGTTCGCGAGGCGTTCGACGGCGTCGCGCCCGTCGTCGAACTCGGCGCTGCGACCGACGACGGGACGCTCGCAGTCGAGATCGGCGACCGAACGATCGAGACCGACGCGGCCGCGATCCGCGAGCGACGCGCGACGATCGAACGGGAACTCGAGTGACGACCGCACCGGCGCGACCAATTGAGTCGGATCCGAGTTCCATTCTCGAGAATTTGCCACGGAAAAGCGGTAATATCCGTCACCACTGCCACGTTCGCCGTCTATTGTCCGACATATTGATATACAATCGCCGCGAGTAGTCCAACGAACCAACAGTTTCGGAGGCTCCGATGACTACCGACACCCCATCCGTCCTGATCGTCGAAGACGAACCCGACCTCGCGAACCTCTATACCGCGTGGCTCGAGGAGGAGTGTACCGTCGAGAGGGCCGCCGACGGGGCCGACGCGCTGGCGGCGATCGACGACTCGATCGACGTCGTCCTCCTCGACCGGCGGATGCCGGGGCTCTCGGGGTCGACCGTCCTCGAGACGATTCGGGACCGAGGCCTCGAGTGCCGGGTCGCGATGGTGACGGCGGTCGAGCCCGACTTCGAGATCATCGAGATGGGGTTCGACGACTACCTGGTCAAACCCGTTTCGCAGGACGAACTGGTCGGCGTTATCGATCAACTGCTGCTCCGGACGACCTACGACGAGCAGCTCCGGGAGTTCTTCGCGCTCGCCTCGAAGAAGGCGCTACTGGACGATCAGAAGAACGAGGCCGAACGCCGCTCGAGTCAGGAGTACGCCGAACTCAGAGACCGGCTGGCAGTCCGCCGGGTCGAGGTCGACGACACGATGCAGGAGCTCTTGGCCCGGGACGGCTACCGCCAACTCTGTCGCGATATTGCGAGCGACTCCGTCGTCCGGGAGTGACGGCGTTGTACCTCCTCGAGTCCACAATCGTCTCGTGCGTTCAGTAGGGACACCGACGAAAGAGCACACATGACACAACCGAATCGGACCGACGACGCCGTCAAGGACCTCGTCCGACAGCACTGGAACGACCGCGCCGCGACGTTCGACGACGCGAGCCATCACGGCATCCACACTGACGAACAGCGCGAGCGGTGGCTGTCGGTTCTCCGCGAGTGGACCGGTGACGACCCCCTGCGAGCCCTCGACGTCGGCTGTGGGACCGGCGTCGTGTCGCTGCTGCTGGCGGAACTTGGCCACGACGTTACCGGCGTGGACTTCGCCCCGGAGATGCTCGAGCGTGCACGGACGAAAGCTGAACGGGCCGACCGCTCGGTTGCCTTCCACCGTGGGGACGCGGAGTCGCTCGCGGTTCCCGACGACGCCGTCGAACTGCTCACGGCCCGCCACCTCACCTGGACGCTTCCGAACCCCAGTACGGCGATCGACGAGTGGCAGCGCGTCGTCGAACCGGGCGGCGACATCCTCCTGATCGAGGGGTACTGGGACCACGACGAGCCGTGGGACGAGTACGAGGCAATCCACGACGAGTTGCCGATGTACGACGGCCGCCCGCCCGCCGACCTCCGCGAGTTCCTCGCGCGGAACGGCCTGACGGAGATCGAGCACGAACCGCTGTCGGACCCGGCGCTGTGGGGCCGAGAGCCCCACCACGAGTATTACGTCATGACCGGAACGGTCCCCCGCTAAGCAGTCCGCCTCGCTCTTCTCGTCCCGGCCGCCTACTCGAGGCGGCGCTCGAGGGTCGTCACGTCCCGAATCTCGATCCGGGTCCCGCCGTTCGCGCCGTTGGAGACGGTACACTCCCAGTCGTGGGCTTCGGCGATGGCCCGGACGAGAGCGAGGCCGAGCCCGTCGATCGCGGTGTCGTCGTCGTGGGTCGGATCGAGCACGCGGTCGTGTGCGTTCGGGGGGATTTCCGCGGCGTCGTCGAGGAGGAAAAAGCCGCGACTGCCGCCGTCCTCGAACCCGACGAGGCCGATCTGAATCGTCACGTTCACGTCGCCGTCGGCCCGCGCGACGGCGCTGTCGAAGGCCGTCTCGAGGAGGTGGACGAAGCGGTCGGGATCGGCTCGGAGCGCGGCCGAACCGTCGACGATGACGCTGTCCGCGTCGAGGCGTGACTCGCTGACGGCGTCGGTGATCGCCGACTCGAGGCGGAGCCGACTGCGGGTACCGACGGCCGAGGCGTTCCGGGCGAACTCCCGGACGTCGTCGACGAGGCCCTCGGCGCGGTCGAGCGTCGTTTCGACGGTGTCCTCGGCCAGCGGGAACTCCCACTCGTCGGCCGTGTCGTCCTCGAGCGCGTCGGCGACGGCCGTGAGTTGGTCTTTCAGATCGGTCGAGAGCACGTCTGCGACGGCCTCGAGGCGCTCGGTCTGGCGCTCGAGTTCGGCGGTTCGATCCCGGAGGACCCGTTCCCGATCGGCTCGGTCGAGGGCGGCCCGCGTGTTCTCGACGAGCGTCGAGATGAGGTCGACGTCGGTCTCGTCGAATCGGTCGGGGTCGAGCGCGCCCGTCATGAGGACGCCGTGGGTGCCGATCGGGGCGATGATCTCCGACCGGAGCGGCGTGTCCGGATTGTAGAGTTCGCCGACGGTCTCGAGGTCGTCGAACCGTTCGACCTCGCCGGCCTCGAAGACGTCCCAGACGAGGCCTTCGCCGGGGTTAAACCGCGGCAGGCCGCCGAACTCGTCGTGTGCGCCGGCGGTCCCGGCCACGGGCTCGAGATAGCCCTGTTCCTCCTCGAGCAGCCAGACGCCGCTGATCGGGAGGTCGAGCAGGTCGCCGCCGGCGTGGACCGAGATCGCACAGATCTCTTCCGGATCGTCGGACTCGAGGAGCCAGCGGGTGATCTCGTGGAGCGACGTGACGACGCGATCGTACTCGTGTTGATCGGTGATATCGCGAACGACGGCGGCGACGGTCGCGGTGTCGTCCTCGATCGGGACGAACCGGAACTCGCCCATCCGGTCGTCGCCGTCCGGACCGGTGTAGGGGAGTTCGAGTTGCCGGCGATCCGCGTTGCCGACATCGACGTCGGTGATCGCCTGCCCGATATCGACGGCGTGCTGGTCGTCGATGCCCGCTAGTTCGGTCAGAGTTTCGACGTGCTCGCCGTCCAGTGCCGACCGATCCGCCCCGAGGAGGGTTTCGGTCGCGCCGTTGATCGCGACGATTTCGCGGTTGCGATCGAGCGTGATGACGGCGTCCCGGATCGCCTCGACGACGGCGGCGTGTTGGGCCACCGTCGTCTCCTGTGCCCGCCGCTCGGTAACGTCGCGCATGTACACGGACAGTCCGGTCGTCGACGGATAGGCCCGCGCTTCGAACCAGGTCTCGAGGTGCGTGTGATAAATCTCGAAGGAGACCGGGACCTGTTCGTCCATCGCGCGGTGGAATCCGTCCGGAAACTGCGTCTCGACGGTCTGGGGGAACTCGTCCCACATGACCCGTCCGATCAGGTCCTCGCGGGAGCGCTTGAGCAGCGTTTCGGCCCGCTCGTTGAGATACGTGAACCGAAAGCCGGTATCGAGTGCGAAAAAGGCGTCCGTCACCCGGTCGACGATCGGCACGGATCGCATGGTCACGACTCGCCACCCCCGTCGGACGACGGATTCGTCCCCCCTTCGCGTCCGAGGCAATCGCCTCTCGCGGCCGTTGACATCATCGACAGACAGTCAGCACATAGTTTGTGAAACCCCTATTTGAGTGTCGTGGCCGAGCGATGGCGTGTCTCTCAGTAACATGGTTCGCCGCCCGGTCGCGAATCCCGTCCGTCATCCCGAACCGAATGGACTCCCCGCGAGCCGCCGACCTGCTCAAAACCGGTCTCCGAGAAAGACCGTCGTTTCGGGAAACAGCGTCGACATCGTCTCGAGCGACGACGCGTCCGTCGTCTCGAGTCGCCCCGTTCGCTCGAGAGCGGCCGCGGACTGGAACCCGACGACGAGCTGGGAGAGCGCGCCGATATCGAGGCGAACGTCGGCGGACGACTGCAGAGTCTCGTGATCGCGCAGTCGGCGACAGTCGGCGCGACCGTCCGAGACCGCGAGGCGGAACGTGCCGTCGTTCCACTCGGCGAGCGGGTCCTCGACGGCGATCGTCACGGTCGCGTCGCGGTCGGGGTAGGCGACTGCGGACAGCGTCTCCGCGATGTCGACGACGCGGACCATCGGCCCGTCCGCGACGGTCGTCTCGATCTGGTCCGGCTCTCGAGCGATCGCACGAAGCGGCACGTCGTCGGCCACGCGGAGGCGAACGCGCTGAACCTGTGACTCGTGATCGTAGCAAAAGGACAGCAGCGCCAGCACGGCGTCGTGATCGATGGCGGCGAGTTCGGAGACGACCATCGTCCGATCGCCGTCCGTCCCGTCCATCGTGTAGACGAGATATCCTCGTACCTGCCCGTTGCGCTCGTACGCGTAGACGAAGGGGTCCCGCTCGGAGCCGGCGAAGACGCGGTGTCGCCACCACTCCTCGTCGCGCTCGAGGGCGAGCGAGTACCGGTCGGCGTACGTCTCGTAGGCCGGTTCGAGCGCCTCGTACTCGTCGGCCTCGAGTCGGCGGAACGACCCCGCGTCCCGATCGACGGCGTCGGACGCGACCGAGAGCACGCTCGGTTCGCACTCGTGAGTGACGAGCCGAGTGCAGGTATCCCAGCCGTACTGCCGGTAGAACCGATACCGGAACGGCCACAGGACCGAGAACCGCACGTCGTGGTCGCGATACTCGGCGAGCGACCGGGCGAGCAACTGCCGGACGTAGCCGCGACGGCGGTACTCGGGCGGGGTCGCGACCGACGCCAGCCCGGCGGTTCGATGGACATCGCCCCGGACGCGCGACTCGAGCCAGTAGTGCCGACAGACGCTGCGCGGCTTTGCGTCGTCAGCCGCCCCGTCCTCGTACACGCCGCGCCGGGAGCCGAGGGTGTCCCGCGGCGTTTCGTGGTCCGCGGGATCGTACGCCGGAACCCCTTCCTCGGGCCGGAACGCGTAGCTGCGATACTCGTGGAACACGTCCCGTTCGTCCGGAATGGGACGATAGTCGACCATACTACGGAGAGCGCGGGCGACCGAGAAAAACTGTTCGTGATATCGTCGTCGGCCTCAGACGTGTTCTTCGACGAAGGCCTCGATCCGGTTCAGCGCCTTCCGCAGGTCCTCGAGCCCGGTCGCGTAGGAGATCCGCAGGTGACCCTCGCCGCCGTCGCCGAAGACGTCGCCGGGGACGACCGCGACGCCCTGCTCGCGCAGGACCTCCTCGGCGAACTCCTCGGCGGTAAAGCCCTCGGGAACCTCGGGGAAGCAGTAGAACGCGCCCTTGGCCTCGAAGACGTCCAGCCCGATCTCGCGGAATCGCGAGAGGACGAACTGCCGGCGGCGATCGTACTGATCGACCATCTCTTGGACCTCGTTCGCACAGGAGTCGAGCGCCTCGAGGGCGGCGTGTTGGGCCGTCGTCGGCGCGGACAGCATCGTATACTGGTGGATCTTGTTCATCGCGCCGATGGCGTCGGCGGGACCGAGGGCGTAGCCAAGTCGGAGGCCGGTCATCGCGTGGGCCTTCGAGAAGCCGTTGAAGACGATGGTGCGCTCACGCATCCCCTCGAAGCTCGCGATCGATGTGTGCTCGCCGTCGTACGTTAGCTCCGCGTAGATCTCGTCCGAGAGGACCGTCAGATCGTGCTCGCGGGCGAACTCGGCGACTGGCTCGAGGTCTTCGGCGGGCATGATCGCGCCCGTCGGGTTGTTGGGATAACAGAGGACCAGCATGTCCGCGTCGGCCGCGCCGGCCGCCTCGAGGCCCTCGACGGTGAGTCGGAAGTCGTCCTCCTCCCTCGTCGGGACCGGTAGCACCTCGCCGCCGGCGAAGATGACGCCGGGTTCGTAGGAGATGTACGACGGCTGGGCGATCGCGACCGTGTCGCCGGGGTCGACGAACGCCCGGAAGGCCAGATCGACCGCCTCGCTCGCGCCGGCGGTGACGAGGATCTCCTCGTCGGGGTCGTAGCCAAGTTCGAACCGGTCGGCGACGTAGTCCGCGATCGCCTCGCGGAGTTCGCGCTTGCCCCGGTTGGCCGTATAGGAGGTCTTTCCCTGCTCTAAAGAGGTGATCGCCGCGTCGCGGGCCGCCCACGGCGTGGCGAAGTCGGGTTCGCCGACGCCGAGCGAGATGACCTCGTCGCGTTCCTCGGCGATCTCGAAGAAGCGGCGAATGCCCGAGGGCGGCACCGTTCGCACGCGGTCTGACAGTTCGAACGTCATGGTCAGGGTGAGAACGAGAGGCGGTCGTCGCCCTCGCCGTCGCCGAGTTCGATCCCGTTCTCCTTGTAGGAGGTCATCACGTAGTGGGTGACCGTCTGGGTGATCTCGGGAACCGGCGCGACCTTCTCGCTGATGAACTGCGAGACCTCGCGGATGGAGTCGCCCTCGACCTCCATATCGAAGTCGTAATCGCCGCTGATCAGCCGCAGGGCTTTGACCTGCGGGAACCGTGCGAGGCGCTCCGCGATATCGTCGTAGCCCGTCTCGCGGTCGAGCGTGACGTTCAACTCGACCTCGGCTCGGACGCGTTCGTCTTCCAGTTTGTCCCAGTCGACGACCGCCTGGTACCCCCGGACGACGCCCGCTGCCTCGAGCTCCTCGATGGTCGCCTCGACCTCGGCTTCCTCGAGGTCGGTCATTCGCGCGATATCCGCCGCGGAGTAGCGCGCGTTCTCACGAAGCAACTCGAGCACCTCGCGTTCGCTCATATGCACCCTCATCGCAGGGTGGGCAAAAAGGCGTTGCTACTCGCCGTCGATTTCGACGCTGGTCGGAACCTCGCGGGAGAACGGCTGCAGAGACACTGAATAGACGCCTCCCGGAACCACTGTTCTAATGCAGCGACGACTCACAGCGCGGACAGATTCGCGACTGCATCGGCACGCGTCGATTGCAATTGGGGCAGGTAATCTCTTCCTCGAGCTGGAACCAATGCGGGCGAGCCATTGTAACCGCTCCGAGGGTTCCACGTCCGCCGTATAATACTCACTGCAAGAAATAGTGACTGTGACTACGGCATGTTAGTCATGCGTTCTGACATTCGTCCGATGGACCGCTTTCGAACGCGTGCGCTGCACTGAGAATTATCGGTAATTCTTGAACAGCAGCGCTCGCACGTCGTCTTTCGTCTGGACCTGTTCGGTCGATCCGTCGGGGAGTTCGACGGTGTACCGGTAGTCCGCTGAGTCCGATTCGTCCCACTTGTCGTCGTGGGTCTCGAGCAGGCTCATCATCTCGTCTAACATATCGTCGTCGTCGGCCGAGCCGTCACCGTCGCCGCCGTCGTCGCTGTCGTCGTCTGCGGTCCCGTCGGCTCTGTCGTCGGCGTCCGATTCGCCGTCGGATTCCGCTTTGTCGTCCGCCTCGTCTTCGCTCGAGCCGTCGTCCACCCCGTCAGACTCGGAATCGGGGTCGTCGGCCTCCTCGTCGAGAACCTCGTCGGCCGCCGGAGCCTCGCCTTCGACGTAGGAGACCTCCTCGAGTTCGTGGGGATCGTTGTCGCCCTCGATCGCGGCCCCGACGGACGCGGCGACATCGTCGGTCGCCGAGGAGTCGAACTCGCCGTCGATGTCGATCTCGATGTCCTCGTCGAGGTTGTCGATCAGGAACTGGACGGCGTCCCGTTCGCGGACGAAGCCGTACTTGCCGACGACCGAGTCGGAGATTTCCTCGCGGAGGTGCTGGATGAACGCGTACTGTTCGTCGGTGACCTCGAGCGTCTTCATACCCAGTCGATGCGGCCGGGGGTACTAATATGTAAGTCGTCGCGGTCGTCTCTGACTCGAGCGAGGCGACTGCCCCGAACGTGATCATTAAGGACGAACGACTCGAAGTATCCGATATGGTTCTCCAAGAGTCCGAGTCGGAACTCGAGGCCGGCGACGCCGCGCCGGCGTTCGAACTCGAGGGCGTCGACGGCGAGACGTACACGCTCGAGAGCTTCGCCGACGACGAGGCGCTGCTGGTCGTGTTCACGTGTAACCACTGCCCGTACGCGCAGGCGAAGTTCGACCTGCTGAACGAGTTGGCCGAGGAGTACGACGACGTGTCGGTTGTCGGAATCAACTCGAACGACGCCGAGGAGTACCCCGAAGATTCGTTCGAGAAAATGCGGGAGTTCGTCGACGACGGGAACGTCCAGTACGACGCCTACCTCCGGGACGAGAGTCAGACCGTCGCCCGCGAGTACGGCGCTGTCTGTACGCCGGATCCGTTCCTCTTCGAGAACAGCGCGGCGCGTGGCACCGCGGATAGTCGAGCGGCCGAGCCGCGAGAGGACGGCGGGGAGTTCCGACTGGCCTACCACGGCCGACTCGACGATGCCCCCAACCCCGACGACGAGCCGAGCCGGTTCGAGATCCGCGAAGCGATCGACGCCGTCCTGGCCGGCGAAGACATCGACCTCGAGTGGCAGCCCTCCCGTGGCTGTTCGATCAAGTGGAAAGACGAGTAATCCGCTTTCACTTGCCGTTTTAGATCGGCTGGCCCAGAAATTAGGTCGTTCAGCCCCAGACTTTAGTCGCCCGCCGGTGTGGAAGACAGCGGTATGAGTCAGGAACCGCGCGGTAACGCGCTCCGCGAGACGCTCGAGAACGACGAGGTCGCGCTGGGCGTCCTCGAGAACACGTACAACCCGGCGGTCGTCGAACTCTACGCGGCCCTCGGCGCGGACTTCGTCTGGATCGACCTCGAGCACGGCGGGCCGAGCCCGCGGGACGCGGAGACGCTGGAATCGCTCCTGCGGGCGGCCGACGGCACCGACACGGAGCTACTGGTGCGCGTGCCCGACACCGATCCGTCGCTGGTTCGGAAGGTGCTGGACGCGGGCGTTCGGAACGTGTTCCTTCCGCGGGTCGGCAGCAGCGAGGAACTCGAGGCCGCAGTCCGAGCGGGCCGGTTCGAGTACGACGGCGAGCCCGGCCGGCGCGGGATGGCGAATCCGCGCGCGAGCCGCTGGGGACTCACCGACGACTACGCGACGAGCGAAGACGATTCCGTCGTCGTCGGCGTCACGATAGAGACCGCGTCGGCGCTCGACGACCTCGAGTCGATCCTCGACGTTCCCGAACTCGGGTTCGTCTTCATCGGCCCGCTGGATCTCTCGGTCTCGCTCGGCCATCCTGGCGAAGTCGACCATCCCGAGGTCGAGGAAGCCGTCGAGACGATTCGGTCGGCGGCCGTCGACGCGGGCGTACCGGTCGGCGGGCTCGGATTCGGGATGGACGATGTCAACGAGAAAGCGCGGAACGGCTACCAGTTGCTGAACATCGGGACGACGACCGGCGCGTTACAGTCCTCGGTCACCGGCTGGCTGGACGACTACGACGGCCGCTAACCGACCCTAATCGGCCCGCGGCGTCTCTCAAGGATCGTTCAGCCGACGAGACCGACTGACAGCGATCGGGCGGTTGCAACTGCCGGGGTGGCCCTCAAATACGCCGACTCGCTACCATCGACGCCGAATGTCCCGTCTCCTCTCGAGTCCCTTTCCGCTTCGAGCGCCCCTCCGACCGGAGCCGATCCCGTGGCTGCAAGAGACCTATCTGTCGTCGTTCGAGGCGCAGGTGGTCGCGACCCTGCTGGTCGTCGCGCTGCTCCCCGTCGGGATCAGGGGTGCCTCGTCCGTCCGTTCGATCGTCCGTCGTCGCAACGGCAGGCAACTCGCCGAGGCGAGCGCCGTCCTCGTGCTCGCGATCGTCGTAGTCCTCTCCGTCTACACGTTCAGCGTGATCTGGCAGGTTACCTACGTGCTCAGGGTCACCCTCGAGACGATGCTGATCGACCGGTGGCTCGCTGCCCAGCAACTGATCAGCGCCGGGGTGGTCGTCACCGCCTACCTCGCGATCAGGTTCGTCAACCGATCGATCGACAAGTTGGCCCAGACGAACGCGCTCACCAAACACCAGAGCGAGGTCGCCTATCACGTCACGGATATCGGGATCGTCGCCTTCGCCGGGACCGTCTTGCTCACCCTCTGGGGGATCGACCTGACTAACATCTTCATCGGCGCGGGCGCGATCACGGCGGTCGTCGCCCTGACGGCTCGGGAAACGCTGACGGCCATGCTCGCCGGATTCATCCTGCTGTTCTCGCGGCCGTTCGCCGTCGGCGACTGGATCGAGGTCGACGAGACGACCGGCATCGTCACCGATGTCACCATCTTCACGACCAAGATCCAGACGTTCGGCGACAAGCACGTCCTCGTCCCCAACGATCAGGTCACGAACAGTCCGCTGACGAACTACTCGAAGAACGACCAGCTCCGGATCGACGTCGACGTCGGCGTCGACTACACCGACGACCTCGAGGACGCCAGATCGGCTATCGTCGACGCCGTCGGCGACCTCGAGGAGATCAAGAACGCGCCCAACCCGCAGGTGATCGCGAAGCGGTTCGACGAGTCGGCGGTGGTCCTCGAGTGTCGCGTCTGGATCGGCGATCCGACGATGCGACGCAAGCTCGACGCCCAGACGGCGATGATCGAAGCGATCATGGACGCGTTCGACCGCGAGGGGATCACGATCCCCTACCCCCAACGGGTCCACGCCGCTCGCGACGAGCCCGGGTTTCGGGTGAGCGGCCCGAATCCCGAAGAGACGGGGATCAGGACAGTCAACGACTGAGCGGGCGGCACCCGCCGCAGTCGGCTGCGGTGACTACCGCTGGACCGCGCGACGGTACTGGATCGGCCACTCCTTCGCGGCCGCCTCGGGATCGCGCTCGAGGTCGCCGGCCGCGCGCAGCCCGAAGTACGGATCGCGGAGGAACTCCCGACCGACGAGGA from Natrinema versiforme includes these protein-coding regions:
- the purL gene encoding phosphoribosylformylglycinamidine synthase subunit PurL, which codes for MSLADSDRELVVSELGREPTRAEVALFENLWSEHCAYRSSRPLLSAFDSEGEQVVVGPGDDAAVVALDDETYITLGIESHNHPSYVDPFDGAATGVGGIVRDTLSMGAYPIALADSLYFGEFDDDHSQYLFEGVVEGISHYGNCIGVPTVAGSVDFHPDYEGNPLVNVACVGLTDDERLVTAEAQEPGNKLVLVGNGTGRDGLGGASFASEDLAEDAETEDRPAVQVGDPYSEKLLIEANEALVDETLIESARDLGAAGLGGASSELVAKGGLGADIELERVHQREPNMNALEILLAESQERMCYEVAPENVDRVREIAERFDLGCSVIGEVTDGNYTCTFEGETVVDVDAYFLGEGAPMNDLASEEPAQPETDRPEVGLEAAFDAVVSSPSTASKRWVYRQYDHEVGVRTSVGPGDDAAIIAVREAQQGLAISSGAAPNWTDAAPYEGARAIALENATNIAAKGATPLAAVDCLNGGNPEKPDVYGGFTGIVDGLAEMCETLSTPVVGGNVSLYNDSVAGPIPPTPTLAMVGAKDGYDAPPLSVESAGDLLLVGDLGLEAGDTRLGGSEYLAQFGGSDRFPDLPDDPAGLIEALAAVADADSTLAVHDISHGGLAVALAEMVTEDAGLEVSIPSEDPAGALFGEQPGRALIQTESVEAVREAFDGVAPVVELGAATDDGTLAVEIGDRTIETDAAAIRERRATIERELE
- a CDS encoding response regulator, whose protein sequence is MTTDTPSVLIVEDEPDLANLYTAWLEEECTVERAADGADALAAIDDSIDVVLLDRRMPGLSGSTVLETIRDRGLECRVAMVTAVEPDFEIIEMGFDDYLVKPVSQDELVGVIDQLLLRTTYDEQLREFFALASKKALLDDQKNEAERRSSQEYAELRDRLAVRRVEVDDTMQELLARDGYRQLCRDIASDSVVRE
- a CDS encoding class I SAM-dependent methyltransferase: MTQPNRTDDAVKDLVRQHWNDRAATFDDASHHGIHTDEQRERWLSVLREWTGDDPLRALDVGCGTGVVSLLLAELGHDVTGVDFAPEMLERARTKAERADRSVAFHRGDAESLAVPDDAVELLTARHLTWTLPNPSTAIDEWQRVVEPGGDILLIEGYWDHDEPWDEYEAIHDELPMYDGRPPADLREFLARNGLTEIEHEPLSDPALWGREPHHEYYVMTGTVPR
- a CDS encoding PAS domain-containing sensor histidine kinase, which produces MRSVPIVDRVTDAFFALDTGFRFTYLNERAETLLKRSREDLIGRVMWDEFPQTVETQFPDGFHRAMDEQVPVSFEIYHTHLETWFEARAYPSTTGLSVYMRDVTERRAQETTVAQHAAVVEAIRDAVITLDRNREIVAINGATETLLGADRSALDGEHVETLTELAGIDDQHAVDIGQAITDVDVGNADRRQLELPYTGPDGDDRMGEFRFVPIEDDTATVAAVVRDITDQHEYDRVVTSLHEITRWLLESDDPEEICAISVHAGGDLLDLPISGVWLLEEEQGYLEPVAGTAGAHDEFGGLPRFNPGEGLVWDVFEAGEVERFDDLETVGELYNPDTPLRSEIIAPIGTHGVLMTGALDPDRFDETDVDLISTLVENTRAALDRADRERVLRDRTAELERQTERLEAVADVLSTDLKDQLTAVADALEDDTADEWEFPLAEDTVETTLDRAEGLVDDVREFARNASAVGTRSRLRLESAITDAVSESRLDADSVIVDGSAALRADPDRFVHLLETAFDSAVARADGDVNVTIQIGLVGFEDGGSRGFFLLDDAAEIPPNAHDRVLDPTHDDDTAIDGLGLALVRAIAEAHDWECTVSNGANGGTRIEIRDVTTLERRLE
- the eis gene encoding enhanced intracellular survival protein Eis, whose protein sequence is MVDYRPIPDERDVFHEYRSYAFRPEEGVPAYDPADHETPRDTLGSRRGVYEDGAADDAKPRSVCRHYWLESRVRGDVHRTAGLASVATPPEYRRRGYVRQLLARSLAEYRDHDVRFSVLWPFRYRFYRQYGWDTCTRLVTHECEPSVLSVASDAVDRDAGSFRRLEADEYEALEPAYETYADRYSLALERDEEWWRHRVFAGSERDPFVYAYERNGQVRGYLVYTMDGTDGDRTMVVSELAAIDHDAVLALLSFCYDHESQVQRVRLRVADDVPLRAIAREPDQIETTVADGPMVRVVDIAETLSAVAYPDRDATVTIAVEDPLAEWNDGTFRLAVSDGRADCRRLRDHETLQSSADVRLDIGALSQLVVGFQSAAALERTGRLETTDASSLETMSTLFPETTVFLGDRF
- a CDS encoding pyridoxal phosphate-dependent aminotransferase, whose protein sequence is MTFELSDRVRTVPPSGIRRFFEIAEERDEVISLGVGEPDFATPWAARDAAITSLEQGKTSYTANRGKRELREAIADYVADRFELGYDPDEEILVTAGASEAVDLAFRAFVDPGDTVAIAQPSYISYEPGVIFAGGEVLPVPTREEDDFRLTVEGLEAAGAADADMLVLCYPNNPTGAIMPAEDLEPVAEFAREHDLTVLSDEIYAELTYDGEHTSIASFEGMRERTIVFNGFSKAHAMTGLRLGYALGPADAIGAMNKIHQYTMLSAPTTAQHAALEALDSCANEVQEMVDQYDRRRQFVLSRFREIGLDVFEAKGAFYCFPEVPEGFTAEEFAEEVLREQGVAVVPGDVFGDGGEGHLRISYATGLEDLRKALNRIEAFVEEHV